The sequence below is a genomic window from Fuerstiella sp..
ATAGTTGAGCAACAGCAGGCTGAGAATGAACCATCGGTCGGGAACGCCGTGTGCGGACGGCATTGAAACGGCTGGTCTGTCTGACTGTAACCCGGCTGGCCGTTGAGAGGAGGTGTCTCCATCTGTTGGTTTGGATCCTTTCATGGATGCACCTTCGGTTCACGTGTTGATCTCGACATCGTTCCGGCCAAACAATATCAACTGGTCGTCCAGCCACCTGGACGCATGTACGGTGCCAATCAGGCCTGAATCCGAGCCTGCTCGACCAGCCGTTTTTCCAGCCGGGATTCGACAGGTTCCGGCAACGGGTCGGGCGCCCGCACCGACGGAACTCCGGATTCATCTCGCGTCAGTTCACAAGGCGGATCGCTCAGATCTTCAACGTAGAATTTTGAACTCGGAAAGATGTCGGCCGGATAGGAATTGTTGTCGAGCATCGCCAGAGCCGCACAAAATCCGGCCCCGCACGAACTTTCCAGCATGCCTCCGACCCAGCACGGAATGCCTGCATCGCGACCAATATCGTGAATTTGTTTTGCATTTGTCAGACCGCCCACGCGACCGGGTTTGATGTTGAAATAGCGACAGCTCTTCAGTTCGGCGGCCTGCCGGGCTCGGCGGGGTGTGGTCAGACTTTCGTCCAGGCACACCGGCGTTTGAATGGTGCGGGCCAGTTCCGCGTGGTCGACGAGATCGTCGTGCTGAAGTGGCTGCTCAATCATGGCCAGATTGAATTCGTCGGCCTTGCGGAACAGGTCAACGTCGGCCAGTCGGTATCCGCTGTTACAGTCGATGTGAATGGTATGATCGGGAAATTCCCTGCGCACGATGGCCAGCATGTCATTGTCCCAGCCTGGACGAAATTTTAATTTTGTCCGGGGAAACCGGTCGTCCACCGCCTGTCCAATGGAAGTCACCAGATCGTCGGTTGAATCCATCACGCCGAAGTCCGCGCCGACAGGAGCAATATCGCGATTGGCACCTAACAACCGATGCAACGGCTGACCTGTCAGTTTTGACTGCAGAGCCCACCAGGCGGTATCGAGAACTGCCTTGGCGAAGGGGTTGCCTTTGAACAGGTTGAGTTTCTGCTGAAGTTGTTCGCCGGAATCAATTTCCTGGCCGACAACCGCTGGTCCCAGCCACTCGCGATTGATCGCAAATATTCCACCGGCCCATTCCGGACTGTAACACGGTGCGGCAAACGGCGCGCTTTCCCCCCAGGCATCCACGGACCCACTCGTCATTCGACACAGGACCGAATGAATGGCTGCGTCTTCACCGTAAGCCGTTTTCCACGGATAGATCAGCGGCATGCTGACGTGAAACAATTCAATTCGATCAATGCGCATCAGACGTGTTCTCTCTGCTGTCTGCACCGGCCCATGCGGAATGGCCCGGCGGACTTATCGTCCGCGACCGGTGATTGGATAGGCGTCATCCTGAAAACCAAATCCGCTGTGTTCACCGATTGGGACCAGTCCGTTAATAAATGCTTCATCGTCTGTGGTGATTTCTACATCCAGGCATTTGATATTATCGTCGTACTGCTGCATCGTCCGAGGCCCGATGATCACGGACGTCAGGATCGGATTGGCCAGAACCCACGCCAGTGCAAATTGTGACGGGGTGCAGCCTTTTGTTTTGCAATGGGCAGCAATCTGCTGAGCAATCTCGAAACTTGCAGGGCGAAGTTCCGCCTGGGTCA
It includes:
- the menC gene encoding o-succinylbenzoate synthase translates to MRIDRIELFHVSMPLIYPWKTAYGEDAAIHSVLCRMTSGSVDAWGESAPFAAPCYSPEWAGGIFAINREWLGPAVVGQEIDSGEQLQQKLNLFKGNPFAKAVLDTAWWALQSKLTGQPLHRLLGANRDIAPVGADFGVMDSTDDLVTSIGQAVDDRFPRTKLKFRPGWDNDMLAIVRREFPDHTIHIDCNSGYRLADVDLFRKADEFNLAMIEQPLQHDDLVDHAELARTIQTPVCLDESLTTPRRARQAAELKSCRYFNIKPGRVGGLTNAKQIHDIGRDAGIPCWVGGMLESSCGAGFCAALAMLDNNSYPADIFPSSKFYVEDLSDPPCELTRDESGVPSVRAPDPLPEPVESRLEKRLVEQARIQA